The Paenibacillus beijingensis nucleotide sequence ACGATTGATTTATCAGTTGGTATTGGATTTGGATGGTCAAATCACGATGCAGAAAAACATGCGATGATTGCTTTACAGGAGGCCAGTTCACAAAGAGGAGACCATATTTATGTGGTAACCGAAAATAAGGAAGTTAAAGCTCCGGTTTATACCCCAAACCGTTACCTATTAAAAACGGATAATAAAAATTTGCTGAAAATAGCAGACGAAACCAATTTGAGCATAACAACGATTAGTAAAATTAAAACTTTTTGGGATATGACAGAAAAAAACAGTATCCATTCTGAAGAACTTGCCAATGGCTTGGAGATTACTCGACGTTCGGCTCAAAGAATTTTAAGAATACTTGCTGATTGTAATTTTGCCAAAATAATAGGGGAAGAACAGCCGTATAAAAAGGGCAGACCGATCCCGCTATATCAAATTTTATTAGAAACTGCGGAGGAAAAACCATGATTGAACAAAGAATCAGAGAACTGGGTTATGAACTTCCCGTTGCCGCAACCCCAACCTTTCAATACGTTCCCGTTGTTGTTCACCATGATCTCATTTTTGTGAGCGGACAACTGCCGAAGGTGGACGGGGAAGTGAAGGTTATCGGCAAGGTAGGAGATAACGTGACCTTGGAACAAGCCCAAGAGGCTTCACGCATCTGTATCTTGCAGGGACTTAGCTGCATTAAACAGGAAATCGGTTCATTAGACAAAATCTCAAGAATTGTCAAGATCACTGGTTTCGTAAATTCTGCTCCGGGATTTAATCAACAACCAAAGGTTATCGACGCCGCTTCAGATCTGCTGGAGAAAATTTTCGGGGAAAAAGGAAGGCATTCCAGATCGGCGATCGGAGCCGCTGAACTCCCGCGAAGCGCAACGGTGGAAATTGAAATGATTGTGGCGTTTCAATCATAAATCTGATTATAGATCATTGACAATGGGCTTGAGTAAGGGGGATCGCCAACGACAAATTAAATCCTGTCTATATTGACAAGAGATTTACAAAAACATATTATCGATTTAACGGACAATTTTAGGAAGTTAGACAATCAACACATTTTTTTTGAAATATAAACGGAAACACTTTCCGAATAACGGAATTTACTGAATTCAACTAAGACTAATTTTTTAAAGGATGTGGGAACGTGATTGAGCTTAACATGTATATCGACGGACAATGGGTCGGGGCTCGGAATGGGAGCACAAGGGAAATCTTAAACCCGGCAAATGGTGAAATCATCGCAGTGGCGGCTGAAGGGGAAGCGGAAGATGCGCGCCTGGCCATCTCAAGCGCTCGCAGGGCATTCGATGCCGGCGCATGGTCCGAGTTACCTCCGACAGAACGTGCCAGGTTATTGTTTGCGGTAGCGGATCGATTAGAGCAGCGTACGGAAGAGTTTGCATTGCTCGAGACGACAAGTATGGGCAAACCGCTCCGCGAATCAAGGTTTGACGTCGCGGATGCCGTCGCCTGTTTCCGTTATTATGCAGGGCTGATTACAAAACCAATGGGTCAGGTTTATAGCGTAGCGGATCCGGTACAGGGCTTGGTCGTAAAGGAGCCGGTCGGGGTTTGCGGACTGATCGTGCCATGGAATTATCCGCTGCTCATGTCGGTATGGAAAATTGCTCCGGCTTTAGCCGCGGGCAACAGCATTGTGCTCAAACCATCTGAAATAACACCGGTTACGGCAGTAAGTCTGTTTGAGATTTTCGAGGAGGCAGGCATTCCGCAAGGAGTCGCCAACTTGGTGCTGGGAGCAGGCGCAACGGTCGGACAAGAGCTTGCGGAAAGCGAACATGTCGATATGATTGCCTTCACCGGCGGAACGGCTACAGGGCGGACGATCATGAAGGCGGCGGCCGGTAACATGAAGAATATTTCACTGGAGCTCGGCGGCAAATCGCCCAACATTGTGTTTGCCGATGCGGACTTTGAGATGGCGGTTGACTATGCGCTATTTGCGATTTTCGCCAATCAGGGCCAAGTTTGCGCAGCGGGATCAAGACTGCTGCTCGAGGAAAGCATACACGACCGCTTTGTGGAAAGGCTCGTCGAGCGAGCGCGTCAAATCCGAATCGGAGCGGGGGATGCAGAGGGAACTGAGATGGGGCCTCTCGTCAGCGAAAAGCATATGGAAAAAGTGCTTCATTACATAGAACTCGGCAAGCGCGAAGGGGGACGTCTCCTATTGGGAGGGCAAAGGTTGAAGCTCAAAGGGTTGGAAAACGGCTATTTTGTCGAGCCGACTATTTTTACCGATACAACCGCAGATATGAGCATTGTACGCGAAGAAATTTTCGGTCCCGTGCTGGCAATTCAGACCTTCAAGGATGAATCCGACGCGATCCGGGTAGCGAACGACTCTGATTACGGCTTAGCTGCAGGCGTATTCACAAGCGATGGGGCCAAGGCACTGCGCGTCGTGAAAAAGCTGCGCGCTGGAATCACCTGGATCAACACCTACCATAATACGTATAACGAAGCGCCGTGGGGCGGCTACAAGCAAAGCGGCATTGGCCGCGCACTCGGAACATTCGGACTGGACGCATATACGGAAACGAAGCAAATTAACATTAATCTGCAGATGGAGCCGATCGGCTGGTTTAAAAACTGATTCTGACCCGTCAGGAGGAAACCATGACAAATTTTACAGAAGAGCAAAAAAAACAGGAAACAACGATGGAAAAGTACGTCGAAGTGTACAATTATACGAATAAAATACTGGATTTGATTGAAAAACAGGAGATCAGCACAGAGGAAGCGGAGTGGGTGACACGCCAAACGGTTGATAACTTCCGCGATCATGTGAACCCCGGTTTTCTTTCTTACCGAAAATCGGTCACGAAGGACGGGCAATTCGCAGCTGTAGAGTGGAAGGACTCCGGACTGAATTGTTTCATGGATGTGAACGGCAAAGAATATATCGACTGTCTCGGCGGATTCGGGATCTACAATGTGGGTCACGGTCATCCGAAGGTCAAGCAGGCGGTCTTCAACCAGATGAACCGTCAGGCGCTGCATAGTCAGGATCTGCTCGATCCGCTGCGTGCGATGCTGGCCAAGATACTGGCCGACATTACTCCGGGCGACTTGAAGTACGCCTTTTTCGCCAACAGCGGAACGGAGGCGGTCGAAGCAGCCCTCAAACTGGCGAAAATGCACAGCGACCGCACGACGTTTATCGCGACGACGCGCGCATTCCACGGTAAAAGCCTCGGTTCCTTGTCCGGAACGGCAAAGGGCGTATTCCGCAAGCCGTTTCTGCCTATGATTCCCGGCTTCCGCCACGTGCATTTCGGCGATATCGAGATGATGCGAAAAACGATGGAAGTCTGTGCCATGGTTGGCGAGGACGTCGCAGCTGTAATCATCGAGCCAATTCAAGGTGAAGGCGGGGTTAATCTGCCGCCGGAAGCCTATTTGAAACAGCTTCGCGAGCTTTGTGACCAATACGGTGCGCTTCTCATCTTCGATGAAGTGCAGACAGGAATGGGCCGTACAGGAAAAATGTTCTGCTGCGAGCATTACGGCGTCGTGCCCGACATTCTGTGCTTGGCTAAAGCTTTCGGCGGGGGCATAATGCCGGCGGGCGCTATTGTAGCGACTGAAGAAGTATTCAAGAGCTTCTTCCCGAATCCGTTCATGCATACGACGACATTTGGAGGGAATCCGCTTGCTTGCGCCGCGGCCATCGCGACGTTCAACGTCTTGATCGAGGAAAATTTGCCGGCGCGCGCGGCCGAAATGGGCGAGTTCATGCTAAAGGGTCTTCGCGAGGCCGCAGATGAGCATGGGGATAAGGTTCTGGAAATTCGCGGCATGGGTTTGTTGATCGGCATTGAGTTTCACAACGATGAAATCGGATACGAGGTATCCAAGGGACTATTTGACAAGGGAATTCTTGTAGCCGGAACATTGATCAATGCAAAAACGATTCGGATCGAGCCGCCGCTTACGATTACAATTGAGCAGGCGGAGCGGGTCATTGCAGAGTTCCGCAACGTGCTGGCGCAAATCCGGGTATAGTTTAAAAACGTTCATGATCAACGACAACGCTATCCCGGCGTTAATGACGACAACATTCGACTGCGGGATCACATTATTGAAATATCGAGGTGGCACAATTCGATGCAGTTAAGACAATTGATTGCGGATGAATTCGAAGCGAACATAGAGCTGCTCCAGTACGCGTTCCAGTTAAAGCTTGATGCGGAGCGGCTCGCAAATAAGAGAAGGAATTTTAAGGCAGAACAGTTTTGGGGCGCTTTCGAGGAAGGCAGTCTGAAAGCGCAGCTGCAGCTGATTCCATTGCAGTTGTACGTACAGGGACGGGCGCTTGCAATGGGCGGCATCGCAAACGTCTCCACGTGGCCCGAGTATCGTAGACACGGTCACGTAACGCAACTGCTGGTCCGCGTGCTGCGGCATATGCGGGAGAATGGGCAGAGTGTCTCCTGCTTGCACCCATTCTCGGTTGGATTTTACCGGAAATTCGGTTGGGAGCTCTACACGGATTACAAAAAATATACCATCGAGACAGCGAACTTCCCGCCGCGCGTCGCCACGGAAGGGTATGTTGTCCGGGTAGGGGCCGATATTCCGCTGCTCGCGCGTGTTTACAATAACTATGCTTCCCGGTATAACGGAACGCTTGCCCGCGACGAGGCATGGTGGGGCAAGGTATTAAAGTTAGGCAGCGTCGTCGTCTATTTCCGACCGGACGGAGAGCCCGCCGGATATATATTGTACGAGATCGAGAAGCGGGTGATGACCGTGCACGAAATGGTGCACGAAGACGAACGCGCCCGTCGAGCGCTGTGGACATTTATCGCGAACCACGACTCCATGATCGACAAAGCGGTTCTGGAGGCGCCGATGGACGATATCCTTCCATTTCTGCTGCCGAACCCACGAATCAGCCAGGAGATCATGCCGTACTTCATGGCGAGGATCGTTGATGCGCCGGCATTCGTGCAGCAATACGCGTTTGGTGCGACCGGCGAGCGTACGCAGATATCGGTGCAGTTAATTGATCCACACGCCCCGTGGAACGAAGGGGTATGGCATTTGACGGTCGCGGAGGACGGCAGAGGCACGCTAGCTCCCGGTGACCCCGATGAGAACGGGTCTGCCGATCTGGCATGCGACATTGGATCTTGGACCGCGATGCTTATGGGCTACCGCCGGCCGGAGGAGCTGTACGGCTGCGGCCGAATGGACGGCACAGAAGATGCAGTCCGCCGGCTGGAGGCGATTCTCCCGAAGTGCCAAACCTATTTACTCGACTACTTCTAATGAAGGTGTCCGAACATAGGCGTGCGCTGCTGTTGATTGCTCTAGCAACCTCCGTGTATTGACAAAAGATTTTCGAAAGCATATCATCGAGTTATCTATGCAGCCTATTTTCTAATGAGGGATACTAACAATGGTTCAATCGATTGACCGGGCTATTCAGATCGTACATCTTCTTATATCCGAGGAGAATCGGTCAGACTGGCCTATATCTGATATTGCCGTCCAGGTAGGATTGCCGATAAGCACGACTCACCGGTTGATTTCTACGCTTATGAAGCATGATCTGGTCGTGCAGGTTCCGGAGACGAAGCAGTACAAGGTAGGTCCCAAATGGATGGAGATCGGACTTCGTCAACTAGAGCAGATGGATATGCGCACCGCCGCTAGACCGGTCATGGAGCGTCTGGCGAATGAAGTGAAAGAAAGCGTCTATTTAAGTCTTCCGAACAAGTATGACGCTTTTATTATCGACAGGGTCGACAGTCCGGGAACAGTCCGGGTTATCGACAATCTGGGCGAGCGCATCCCGATGCATATCGGCGCACCCAACAAATCCATGCTGGCGAATATGGATCCGAAAGTGGCGGAAGCGATACTCGTTCGTCTGATTGACGAGAAAGAGAAGAGGCTCGAATTGTTACATAAGCTTCCCGAAATCCGGAAAGCGGGCTACTGCATCAGTTATGGGGAAAAGACGGAAGGTACGGCATCCGTTGCATCTCCCATTATCGGCTTCGGCCGGAAAGTTGTAGGGGCGCTCAGTATCGGAATCATCAGCTATCAAATTTCCGAGGACAGGCTTTCGTATTTGGTCGAGCAAACGATCCGGAATGCCGCAGAGATATCAAAGAAGCTAGGTGGTTAGCTATAACCGCCTTACTTCTTGACAGAAAAACGGAAACAAATTCCGTTATACGGAATTTTAGTCGTAATGAATGCTCCGCTTTGGCAGGATTCATATCGTAAAATAATGAGGTGGGACGATGCTGAAATGGCAGACGAAAGAACAATTGACGCAGTTGCTTTGTGAATTGGTTCAAATTCCCAGCATTACCGGTACAGACGGTGAAAAAGAGGTTCCGCCGTTTTTGGCCGGCCAACTTGGACTCCTCCCTTATTTCCAGCTGCATCCCGAACTCCTGCAAGTTCATCCAACGGAGGACGGACGCAGCTTCATTACAGCGCTTGTACGCTCCGAGCCGAAAGTACGGCAAACGATTGTGCTGCTCAGCCATTTCGATGTCGTAGGAGTGGAGGATTATGCGGATTGGAAGCCGAACGCATTCGACCCCAAATCGTTAACAGGTATGCTTCTTGCTCAGAAGGACCGTCTGCCGGCTGAGGTGCAGCGCGACATAGAAGATGGCAGCTGGCTGTTCGGCCGCGGCGTCATGGATATGAAATGCGGATTGGCGCTCCACATGTCCATGATCGAGAGGGCTTGCCACGGCGAATTCGACGGCAATGTGCTGCTGTTGTCGGTTCCGGACGAGGAAGTGGGCTCGGTCGGCATGAGAGCGGCTGTTCCGGTTCTGCTCGAAATCGCCGATCGCCATGGGCTTGATTTCAAGACGGTGTTGAACTCCGAACCGATGTTTTCCCGTCATCCGGGTGACAGCAACCACTATATATATAAAGGAACGATTGGAAAAGTCCTCCCCGGATTTCTGTGTTACGGTAAAGAAACGCATGTCGGAGAACCTTTGGCCGGATTAAACGGCAACTATATGGCTTCCCGAATCACCTGTGAAATGGAACTCGATCCCTCTTTCTGTGAAACGGTCGGAAGTGAAGTAACACCTCCTCCCACCAATTTGATCCAATATGGTCTGAAAAAAAATTACTCCGTACAAACGCCTCATCGGGCGGTAGCAATGTTCAATCTGTTCTTGTTTGAGAAAACGGCGGAACAGCTGGTTGAGCCTTTGCTTTCGGCGGCAAGCAGAGCATCTTTGCGGATGGAAGAAGATTACCGCACACGTGCGAAATATTTTCTCGATAAAGGGATGCAAGCGGTACCGGAACTGAAAATTCGGGTAATGACGTATAAAGAATTGCACCAATATGCTTCTCGTACATACGGTAAAGACAAAGTGGAGCAGGTTATGGATACCGCACTGCATGGACAAAAAGACTTTGACGATCGCGAATCGACGATCGCGCTGGTCGATAGTTTGGCCGCTTTGTGCCATGAGCTGGCGCCAATGATCGTACTTTTCTTCGCCCCTCCTTATTATCCCGCCGTAACCTGGAAAGACGATCCCTTTACCGGCAAAGTGACGGATGAGATTACGTCTTATGCGCATAAGCATCATCATATCGACTTGGCGCATCAGAATTTTTTCGCGGCAATTTCAGATCTCAGTTATGTCGGCATGCCCAATCAATCCTCTTCCCATCGCGCGTTTGCGGATCTGATGCCGTTATGGGAGAAAGGATATTCGATTCCGCTCAAGGAGCTGGAACGGTTCGTCGTTCCTGTGCTGAATCTCGGTCCGGTCGGCCGGGACGCCCACAAGTGGACGGAACGGCTTGACATCGATTATGCGTTCGGAACGTTGGTCGATCTTCTGCAAACGTGTATCAGGAGCATTTTTGCCGCATCGGACTCAATAGAAGGCGATCTACGTTCGCTGCAATCGTTTCATCTTGATGAACTCGAACAACGAACAGGGGGGTGACCCGTATGCCGGTCATGCGCAGCATTTTGCTACAATTGTCCAAGAACAGGGCCGCTACGCGGGCGGCGCGAAGGTACGGTTTGCGAATGGGAGCCGAGCGATTCGTAGCAGGAGAGACGCTGGAAGCCGCTTTAAAGAAGGTGCGTGAATTGAACGGACTCGGCCTGATGGCGACGCTCGATCATCTTGGCGAGTTCGTATCCGGCGCGGAGGAAGCAAGCGCTGCGGCCGAAGAAATCGTCCAAGCGCTTGAAACGATTCAAGCAACCGACGTGGACGCCAACGTCTCGGTTAAGCTGACGCAGCTTGGACTCGATCTTTCGTACGAATTGTGCAAGGACAATATGCGATCCATTGTGGCGAAAGCGAAGCAGCTCGGAAATTTTATCCGCATCGACATGGAGGATTATGCCCGCAATGAGCCTGCGATCGCCATGTTCAAGGAGCTTCGCGCCGAGTTCGGACGCCACGTCGGGATCGTGCTGCAGGCGTACTTGTACAAGACGGAATCGGATATGGATCGGCTCCATTCGTTTGCGCCGAATTACCGGCTCGTCAAAGGAGCGTATCAGGAACCGCCGGATATTGCTTTTCCATTCAAAGCTGACGTCGACCGCAATTTTGTCCATATTATTGAAAAGCAGCTGCAAAGCGCTCATTATGCGGCTATTGCGACACACGACGAGCAGATCATCGAACATGTCAAAGCGTATACGGCGAATCTCGACATCCCGGTTACACAGTTCGAATTTCAAATGTTATATGGCATCCGTTCCCAGCTTCAGCAGCAGTTGGCCGGTGAAGGATACGCGGTCCGCGTGTACGTCCCGTACGGCACGGATTGGTACGGATATTTTATGCGCAGACTGGCGGAGCGGCCCGAAAACTTGAATTTTGTATTAAAGTCGATGTTCAAGCGATAATGCGTTGTTTGTTCCGATGACAGAAGACGAGAAGAGGGATGAACATGAAGCAGATAGACCAAACGATCGAACAAACGGAGCGGCTCGGCGCTCACAACTATCATCCGCTCCCGATTGTAATCGCCAAGGCGGAAGGCGTCTGGGTCGAGGATCCCGAAGGAAGACGATACATGGATATGTTGAGCGGCTATTCCGCCCTAAATCAGGGGCACCGGCATCCGCGCATCATTCAGGCGCTCGTCCAGCAAGCGGAGCGCGTGACATTGACTTCCAGGGCTTTCTACAATAAGCCGTTCGCAGAACTGCTCGAATTGTTAACCGGCTTAACGGGCAAAGAGATGGTTTTGCCGATGAACACCGGTGTAGAAGCGGTTGAAACGGCGGTGAAAGCGGCTCGCCGCTGGGGTTACCGCGTTAAGGGCATTCCGGCCGGGCAGGCGGATATTATCGTTTGCGCCGGCAATTTCCACGGTCGGACGGTAACCGTAACCTCGTTTTCGTCAGAGCCATCTTACAGAGACGATTTCGGACCGTTTACGCCCGGATTTACGATCGTGCCGTACGGCGATATAGAAGCACTGGAGCGTGCAATTACACCGAACACCGCCGCGTTCCTGGTTGAGCCGATTCAAGGCGAAGCCGGCATCGTCATCCCTCCGGACGGCTATTTGCGGCAGGCATCCGCGCTTTGCGGGGAACGGAATGTTCTTCTCATGGCCGATGAAATTCAGACCGGCTTTGGTCGCACCGGCAAACGGTTCGCATGCGATTGGGAAGAAGTGATCCCCGATGTCTACATTTTGGGCAAAGCGCTCGGGGGCGGTGTTTTGCCGGTTTCGGCAGTGGCCGCCGACAGCGGGATTCTCGGCTTGTTCGAGCCCGGATCGCACGGTTCCACCTTCGGAGGCAATCCGCTGGCGAGCGCCGTGGCGGTAGCCGCATTGCGGGTAACCGAGGAAGAGAAGCTGGCCGAACGCTCTCTCATGCTGGGCGGCAAATTGCTGACGATGCTGAGCGAAATCCGGCATCCGGACATTGTCGACATTCGGGGCAGAGGTCTGTTCGTTGCAATCGAAACGCGCAGGCCCGCGCGGCCTTACTGCGAACAATTGAAAGAAGCCGGGCTGCTGTGCAAGGAAACGCATGAGCGGGTCATTCGTCTCGCGCCGCCGCTCGTCATTTCGGAGACCGATTTGCAGTGGGCAGTCGAACGTATTGCACAAGTTTTCACACATTCTAAATGAAGAAAGGTGGAAATCCAGTTGATCCCTTATCGTCCCGAGCCGTTAACCGACTTTCGAGTCAATGCGAACCATGAAGCGCTGCTTGCAGCCATCCGCCAAGTGCAAGGCGAACTGGGGCGCGACTACCCGTTAATTATAAATGGGGACAGAATGATAACTGACGATATGCAAAGCTCGATCAACCCGTCAAACAAGAGCCAAGTGATTGGCCGAATGTCCAAAGCAAATGCGGAGCAGGCGGAGCAGGCGATTCAAGGCGCGTTCGATACGTTTCAAGTCTGGTCCCATGTGCCTGCCGGACAGCGCGCCCGGCTGTTGTTCAGAGCCGCCGCCGACTTGCGCCGCCGCAAACACGAATTCAACGCGTGGCTTATGCTGGAATCCGGCAAGACTCGAGCGGAGGCGGACGCCGATACGGCGGAAGCGATCGATTTCATGGAATATTACGCGCGGCAAATGATCGAGATGAGCGAGACAGCCGCGAAGAAGCTCGTTTGGATGGATGGCGAAGACAACGACTTGCAGTACATTCCGCTTGGAGTCGGCATCGTCATTCCGCCATGGAATTTCCCTCTGGCCATTATGGCAGGCATGACAACTGCGGCGATCGTGGCCGGCAATACCGTCGTGCTGAAACCGGCGAGTCCGACTCCGGTCATCGCCTTCAAATTCGTTCAGCTGCTTGAGGAAGCGGGAATGCCGGCCGGCGTCGTACAGTTTCTGCCGGGCAGTGGTTCCGAAATCGGGGATTTGCTCGTATCGCATCGTCTTTCGCGATTTATCTCATTTACGGGCTCGCGCGAAGTGGGACTGCGCATTTTCGAGCTTGCGGCCAAGACGGCACCCGGTCAAATTTGGCTGAAGCGGTTCATCGGCGAGCTTGGCGGCAAAGACGGCATCGTCGTTGACAAGGATGCAGATCTGGAAGCGGCGGCGCAGGCGATTGTTGCGTCCGCATTCGGCTATTCCGGGCAGAAATGCTCCGCATGCTCGCGGGCGATTGTGCACGAGGCGGTCTATGACACCGTGCTGAACCGCTGCGTCGAGCTGACCCGGGCATTGAAAGTTGGCGATGTGCTCGATTTCGGTAGCGATACGGGGCCGGTAATCGATCAGAGCGCATTCCGGAAAATTTTCGAATACATTGAAGTCGGAAACAAGGAAGGGCGTCTCGTTGCCGGTGGCGGGAAAGCGGAGGGCGACGGTTATTTCATTGAGCCAACTATTATCGCCGATGTGAAGCCGGATGCGATCTTGATGCAAGAGGAGATATTCGGACCGGTGCTCGCTTTCTGCAAAGCGGCATCGTTTGACGAGGCGCTTGATATCGCGAACAATACCGAATACGGATTAACAGGCGCCGTGTTCTCGACCAACCTTTCGCATTTAGAACTGGCGCGCGAACGGTTCCATGTCGGTAATCTATACTTTAACCGGAAATGTACGGGCGCCATCGTCGGCGTTCATCCGTTTGGCGGTTTTAACATGTCGGGTACGGATTCCAAAGCGGGCGGCCCCGATTATTTGCAGCAGTTTATGCAATTGAAGCTCATTTCGGAGAAATTATAGGACTTAGACTGACGGCATTTATCTATCCATCAAGATCTATCCATGCGAAGGAGGATTTCGATGCGCCCAGAGCGAAACCGCAACATCTCCCTTATTGGGGTTCCGATCGATTTGGGAGCAGACCGGCGCGGCGTCGATATGGGACCTGACGCGATCCGCAGCGCAGGCGTACTGCACAAGTTGGAACAGCTCGGTTACGTTGTTCACGATCAAGGAAATTTGACCGTTAGTCGTAAAGCTTTGGAGCAGGCAGCCACAGGAGAGAAGCTGAAGTATTTGGCGGAAACGATCACGGTTAATGCCAAATTGGCTAAGATGACAGCGGACGAGATGGGGCGCGGCCGCTTTCCGCTTGCCTTGGGAGGCGACCACAGCATGGCGATCGGTACGGTGAAGGGCGTTTTGCACCATATCGACCGGCTCGGCCTTCTTTGGTTCGACGCCCATTGTGACGCAAATACGGCAGAAACGACGCCTTCCGGAAACATCCACGGTATGCCGCTTGCGGTCTGTCTCGGATACGGCCATGAGCTGCTGACCGGTATCGGAGGCAGAAAGAGGAAGATCCGTCCGGAAAATGTCGTCATTATCGGGGCAAGATCCGTCGATCCGGGGGAAAGATCGCTGCTTAAAGAGCTTGGGATCCGCGTATTTACGATGCACGACATCGACCGCCGCGGAATGGAACGGGTCATGGAGGAAGCGCTGGAAAGGCTTGCGAAATCGGACGGGGTGCATTTGAGCTTCGATGTCGACGGGATGGACCCGAACGATGCTCCCGGCGTCGGCACGCCGGTCATGGGCGGGGTGACTTACCGCGAGAGCCATCTGGCCATGGAATTGCTGTCGGATTCGGGCTTGCTCGTCTCCGCCGAATTCGTTGAAATTAATCCGGTGCTCGATGATCGCAACAAAACCGCCAAAGCGGCAGTCGAAATGATCGGCTCCGTGTTTGGCGAACAAATTATGTAGCGGAATCTTACCTCATGCGCCGCAGACGAAGAGAAAACAGTTTACATTAAAATAAACTTATTATAATATAATAATTACTATAATTTAATACTTATTTGGGGAAACACAAGCGTTTCGTTCTTTCGTTTTTCCTTATCCATGCTGCTCCTAATGGAGCAGCATGTGTCATTTTAAGGGAGCTAACAATGAAACTCATTATCAGAATTGGAGTGATGTTCATGATGTCAACAATGCAAACGGCAGAGAAGGGTTTAAAGGAAGAGGAGCTGCTTCAGTCGAAGACGAAACTTTCGCAGGCGAGGAATTGGTTCGCCCGATATGGCGAAGCTTTGGGAGCATTGGCGAGCGGAATATTGATGGCAGCCGCTTGGGGAATTGAAGGCGTGAATTATCCGCTCGCGGTTGTGCTGTATTTGACCGCTTTCATTGCGGGCGGGTTCGTGAAGGCGAAGGAAGGTCTGCAAACGTTAATTGAGGAAAGGGATCTGGATGTCAATTTGCTTATGATCTTTGCGGCAATCGGGGCGGCAAGCATCGGTTACTGGACGGAAGGCGCGATCTTGATCTTTATCTTCTCGGTGAGCGGCGTCCTGGAAAGCTATACGATGGACCGCAGCCGCCGTGATATTTCTGCGCTCATGGGATTGAAGCCGGAGACGGCCGTTCTGTACAAGGACGGGGTCGAAACGGTTGTGTCGATTGAACAACTGGCGAAGGGCGACACGGTTGTGGTCAAACCGGGAGAGCGCATCCCGGCTGACGGTATCGTTATCGAAGGAGCATCCGCCGTCAACCAGGCATCAATTACCGGCGAATCGGTTCCGGTCGACAAAGAAGCCGGCGATGAAGTGTTTGCCGGGACGTTGAACGGTCAAGGCGCTCTTTTTCTCGAAGTCAGCCGCCCTGGAGAATCAACCCTGTTTGCCAAAATCATTCGTCTCGTTCAGGAAGCGCAAAGCGAAAAACCGGCTTCGCAGATGTTTATGGAA carries:
- a CDS encoding proline dehydrogenase family protein — protein: MPVMRSILLQLSKNRAATRAARRYGLRMGAERFVAGETLEAALKKVRELNGLGLMATLDHLGEFVSGAEEASAAAEEIVQALETIQATDVDANVSVKLTQLGLDLSYELCKDNMRSIVAKAKQLGNFIRIDMEDYARNEPAIAMFKELRAEFGRHVGIVLQAYLYKTESDMDRLHSFAPNYRLVKGAYQEPPDIAFPFKADVDRNFVHIIEKQLQSAHYAAIATHDEQIIEHVKAYTANLDIPVTQFEFQMLYGIRSQLQQQLAGEGYAVRVYVPYGTDWYGYFMRRLAERPENLNFVLKSMFKR
- a CDS encoding M20/M25/M40 family metallo-hydrolase, with the protein product MLKWQTKEQLTQLLCELVQIPSITGTDGEKEVPPFLAGQLGLLPYFQLHPELLQVHPTEDGRSFITALVRSEPKVRQTIVLLSHFDVVGVEDYADWKPNAFDPKSLTGMLLAQKDRLPAEVQRDIEDGSWLFGRGVMDMKCGLALHMSMIERACHGEFDGNVLLLSVPDEEVGSVGMRAAVPVLLEIADRHGLDFKTVLNSEPMFSRHPGDSNHYIYKGTIGKVLPGFLCYGKETHVGEPLAGLNGNYMASRITCEMELDPSFCETVGSEVTPPPTNLIQYGLKKNYSVQTPHRAVAMFNLFLFEKTAEQLVEPLLSAASRASLRMEEDYRTRAKYFLDKGMQAVPELKIRVMTYKELHQYASRTYGKDKVEQVMDTALHGQKDFDDRESTIALVDSLAALCHELAPMIVLFFAPPYYPAVTWKDDPFTGKVTDEITSYAHKHHHIDLAHQNFFAAISDLSYVGMPNQSSSHRAFADLMPLWEKGYSIPLKELERFVVPVLNLGPVGRDAHKWTERLDIDYAFGTLVDLLQTCIRSIFAASDSIEGDLRSLQSFHLDELEQRTGG
- a CDS encoding ornithine--oxo-acid transaminase encodes the protein MKQIDQTIEQTERLGAHNYHPLPIVIAKAEGVWVEDPEGRRYMDMLSGYSALNQGHRHPRIIQALVQQAERVTLTSRAFYNKPFAELLELLTGLTGKEMVLPMNTGVEAVETAVKAARRWGYRVKGIPAGQADIIVCAGNFHGRTVTVTSFSSEPSYRDDFGPFTPGFTIVPYGDIEALERAITPNTAAFLVEPIQGEAGIVIPPDGYLRQASALCGERNVLLMADEIQTGFGRTGKRFACDWEEVIPDVYILGKALGGGVLPVSAVAADSGILGLFEPGSHGSTFGGNPLASAVAVAALRVTEEEKLAERSLMLGGKLLTMLSEIRHPDIVDIRGRGLFVAIETRRPARPYCEQLKEAGLLCKETHERVIRLAPPLVISETDLQWAVERIAQVFTHSK
- the rocF gene encoding arginase, whose product is MRPERNRNISLIGVPIDLGADRRGVDMGPDAIRSAGVLHKLEQLGYVVHDQGNLTVSRKALEQAATGEKLKYLAETITVNAKLAKMTADEMGRGRFPLALGGDHSMAIGTVKGVLHHIDRLGLLWFDAHCDANTAETTPSGNIHGMPLAVCLGYGHELLTGIGGRKRKIRPENVVIIGARSVDPGERSLLKELGIRVFTMHDIDRRGMERVMEEALERLAKSDGVHLSFDVDGMDPNDAPGVGTPVMGGVTYRESHLAMELLSDSGLLVSAEFVEINPVLDDRNKTAKAAVEMIGSVFGEQIM
- the pruA gene encoding L-glutamate gamma-semialdehyde dehydrogenase, encoding MIPYRPEPLTDFRVNANHEALLAAIRQVQGELGRDYPLIINGDRMITDDMQSSINPSNKSQVIGRMSKANAEQAEQAIQGAFDTFQVWSHVPAGQRARLLFRAAADLRRRKHEFNAWLMLESGKTRAEADADTAEAIDFMEYYARQMIEMSETAAKKLVWMDGEDNDLQYIPLGVGIVIPPWNFPLAIMAGMTTAAIVAGNTVVLKPASPTPVIAFKFVQLLEEAGMPAGVVQFLPGSGSEIGDLLVSHRLSRFISFTGSREVGLRIFELAAKTAPGQIWLKRFIGELGGKDGIVVDKDADLEAAAQAIVASAFGYSGQKCSACSRAIVHEAVYDTVLNRCVELTRALKVGDVLDFGSDTGPVIDQSAFRKIFEYIEVGNKEGRLVAGGGKAEGDGYFIEPTIIADVKPDAILMQEEIFGPVLAFCKAASFDEALDIANNTEYGLTGAVFSTNLSHLELARERFHVGNLYFNRKCTGAIVGVHPFGGFNMSGTDSKAGGPDYLQQFMQLKLISEKL